A window of the Salmo trutta chromosome 25, fSalTru1.1, whole genome shotgun sequence genome harbors these coding sequences:
- the LOC115162332 gene encoding G patch domain-containing protein 2-like isoform X1: MFCSMMDELVHDLVSALEQTSEQTKLEELWEEMVLSPLQQRRQIRRRRGRKRRCDSSLHPLEHSRCLSEASESSLDEAAKDCRENAAPAPSAANYSDSDDMVMAKRWPSCSSNSYAIKTKQHSWPESDSFTENTPGRPLRRRRKVKRMTSDVTVSLQQKLTVSGVDGERGGNHRSSKKQRLSRLKKGAGGWVGVDREADGVGLRAEECWKDKIPLVLEAKEQREASDENMSEGETSSVCSSDPGLFTNDEGRQGDDEQSDWFFEGECGAGGMGIPSLLPSWDPDTPPVLEVPDPAPPTFLQPARPTQRGYHARLNRLPGVAARCIRKGRRRLPSKDNNMSVSMERMKHFSQDPYQWLPSIGKRDRSQFNPLCPLPVYPIDMVPDSSHRRCSSSICKTRQTNVHLGLLCTGDIKRRRKTTAVSVTTTSACIPFHKDDLGEDTSTSSTSLSMESAGPGPSTSDKQDFIKPGTLFRPSPQREQEQD; this comes from the exons ATGTTTTG CAGCATGATGGATGAGCTGGTGCACGACCTGGTGTCAGCCCTGGAGCAGACCTCAGAGCAGACCAAGCTAGAGGAGCTCTGGGAGGAGATGGTTCTGAGTCCTCTGCAACAGCGCAGGCAGATCCGACGGCGCCGGGGACGTAAGCGCCGCTGtgactcctccctccaccccttgGAGCACAGCCGTTGCCTCAGTGAGGCCTCCGAGTCCAGCCTGGACGAAGCAGCCAAGGACTGCCGGGAGAATGCTGCTCCGGCCCCCTCCGCCGCCAACTACAGCGACTCAGACGACATGGTAATGGCCAAGCGCTGGCCCTCCTGCTCCAGCAACAGCTACGCCATCAAGACCAAGCAGCACTCCTGGCCTGAGTCAGACTCCTTCACAGAGAACACCCCGGGACGGCCACTCAGGAGGAGGCGGAAGGTCAAACGCATGACCTCTGACGTGACGGTCAGCCTGCAGCAGAAGTTGACGGTGTCAGGGGTGGATGGCGAGCGGGGCGGAAACCACAGGTCGTCCAAAAAGCAGCGTCTGTCCAGGCTGAAGAAGGGCGCTGGAGGCTGGGTGGGAGTGGACAGGGAGGCTGATGGAGTGGGCCTCAGGGCAGAGGAGTGCTGGAAGGATAAGATCCCATTGGTCCTGGAGGCCAAGGAGCAACGAGAGGCTTCTGATGAGAATATGTCTGAAGG TGAAACTAGCAGCGTATGCAGCAGTGATCCTGGCCTCTTCACTAACGATGAGGGAAGACAAG GTGATGATGAGCAGAGTGATTGGTTCTTTGAGGGGGAGTGTGGAGCAGGGGGGATGGGCATTCCCAGCCTGCTGCCCAGCTGGGATCCAGATACTCCTCCTGTCCTCGAAGTACCAGACCCAGCTCCACCCACCTTCCTACAGCCTGCACGGCCCACTCAGAGAG GTTACCATGCCCGTCTGAACCGGTTGCCTGGCGTGGCTGCCCGCTGCATCAGGAAAGGCCGGAGGAGGCTTCCCAGCAAG GACAACAATATGTCAGTGTCTATGGAGAGAATGAAGCATTTCTCTCAGGACCCCTATCAATGGCTGCCTTCCATTGGAAAAAGAGACCGGAGCCAG TTCAACCCTCTGTGTCCATTACCTGTTTATCCCATTGACATGGTGCCAGACAGCTCCCATCGGAGATGCTCCTCTTCCATCTGCAAAACCAG GCAGACTAACGTCCATCTGGGACTGCTGTGCACAGGGGACatcaagaggaggaggaagaccacTGCTGTCTCTGTCACCACAACATCAG CATGCATCCCCTTCCATAAAGATGACCTGGGAGAGgacacctccacctcctccacctctctgagCATGGAGTCTGCAGGCCCTGGGCCCTCCACGTCTGACAAGCAGGACTTCATCAAGCCTGGGACTTTATTCAGACCTAGCCCCCAgagggagcaggagcaggactga
- the LOC115162332 gene encoding G patch domain-containing protein 2-like isoform X2 has product MMDELVHDLVSALEQTSEQTKLEELWEEMVLSPLQQRRQIRRRRGRKRRCDSSLHPLEHSRCLSEASESSLDEAAKDCRENAAPAPSAANYSDSDDMVMAKRWPSCSSNSYAIKTKQHSWPESDSFTENTPGRPLRRRRKVKRMTSDVTVSLQQKLTVSGVDGERGGNHRSSKKQRLSRLKKGAGGWVGVDREADGVGLRAEECWKDKIPLVLEAKEQREASDENMSEGETSSVCSSDPGLFTNDEGRQGDDEQSDWFFEGECGAGGMGIPSLLPSWDPDTPPVLEVPDPAPPTFLQPARPTQRGYHARLNRLPGVAARCIRKGRRRLPSKDNNMSVSMERMKHFSQDPYQWLPSIGKRDRSQFNPLCPLPVYPIDMVPDSSHRRCSSSICKTRQTNVHLGLLCTGDIKRRRKTTAVSVTTTSACIPFHKDDLGEDTSTSSTSLSMESAGPGPSTSDKQDFIKPGTLFRPSPQREQEQD; this is encoded by the exons ATGATGGATGAGCTGGTGCACGACCTGGTGTCAGCCCTGGAGCAGACCTCAGAGCAGACCAAGCTAGAGGAGCTCTGGGAGGAGATGGTTCTGAGTCCTCTGCAACAGCGCAGGCAGATCCGACGGCGCCGGGGACGTAAGCGCCGCTGtgactcctccctccaccccttgGAGCACAGCCGTTGCCTCAGTGAGGCCTCCGAGTCCAGCCTGGACGAAGCAGCCAAGGACTGCCGGGAGAATGCTGCTCCGGCCCCCTCCGCCGCCAACTACAGCGACTCAGACGACATGGTAATGGCCAAGCGCTGGCCCTCCTGCTCCAGCAACAGCTACGCCATCAAGACCAAGCAGCACTCCTGGCCTGAGTCAGACTCCTTCACAGAGAACACCCCGGGACGGCCACTCAGGAGGAGGCGGAAGGTCAAACGCATGACCTCTGACGTGACGGTCAGCCTGCAGCAGAAGTTGACGGTGTCAGGGGTGGATGGCGAGCGGGGCGGAAACCACAGGTCGTCCAAAAAGCAGCGTCTGTCCAGGCTGAAGAAGGGCGCTGGAGGCTGGGTGGGAGTGGACAGGGAGGCTGATGGAGTGGGCCTCAGGGCAGAGGAGTGCTGGAAGGATAAGATCCCATTGGTCCTGGAGGCCAAGGAGCAACGAGAGGCTTCTGATGAGAATATGTCTGAAGG TGAAACTAGCAGCGTATGCAGCAGTGATCCTGGCCTCTTCACTAACGATGAGGGAAGACAAG GTGATGATGAGCAGAGTGATTGGTTCTTTGAGGGGGAGTGTGGAGCAGGGGGGATGGGCATTCCCAGCCTGCTGCCCAGCTGGGATCCAGATACTCCTCCTGTCCTCGAAGTACCAGACCCAGCTCCACCCACCTTCCTACAGCCTGCACGGCCCACTCAGAGAG GTTACCATGCCCGTCTGAACCGGTTGCCTGGCGTGGCTGCCCGCTGCATCAGGAAAGGCCGGAGGAGGCTTCCCAGCAAG GACAACAATATGTCAGTGTCTATGGAGAGAATGAAGCATTTCTCTCAGGACCCCTATCAATGGCTGCCTTCCATTGGAAAAAGAGACCGGAGCCAG TTCAACCCTCTGTGTCCATTACCTGTTTATCCCATTGACATGGTGCCAGACAGCTCCCATCGGAGATGCTCCTCTTCCATCTGCAAAACCAG GCAGACTAACGTCCATCTGGGACTGCTGTGCACAGGGGACatcaagaggaggaggaagaccacTGCTGTCTCTGTCACCACAACATCAG CATGCATCCCCTTCCATAAAGATGACCTGGGAGAGgacacctccacctcctccacctctctgagCATGGAGTCTGCAGGCCCTGGGCCCTCCACGTCTGACAAGCAGGACTTCATCAAGCCTGGGACTTTATTCAGACCTAGCCCCCAgagggagcaggagcaggactga